The Plutella xylostella chromosome 27, ilPluXylo3.1, whole genome shotgun sequence genome segment AAAAACGGCCATTAAGTTCAAGAAATCGAATCATAAATCTAAATCCATTCCTAGATGAGAACGGCATTCTAAGAGTAGGTGGTAGATTGAATCTTTCAACTTACGAAAACGATAAAAAAAACCCGATTCTGATTTGTGCAAAACATCATTTCTGCAAATTAATTTTTGAACACAAGCATAATCAAGAATTAATGCATGCTGGTCCTCAAGCGCTACTGTACGCAGTTAGGGAAAACTTATGGCCGGTAAACGGACGATTACTCGCTAGGCGCGTAGTAAAAGGCTGTGTCAAGTGCAGGCGACTTCAGGGTCAAACACTTCATCCTCTAATGGGAAACCTTCCCACGCAACGAGTCACGCCAGCATTTCCGTTCGAATCAGTGGGAATAGATTTTGCAGGCCCATTTTCAATACTTAGCAGGAAAGGACGAGGCGCAAAAACTTCTAAATGTTACTTGTGCTTGTTTATATGTCTAAGATTCAAATGCATTCATTTAGAAGCTGTAAGCGAACTATCAAAGGaagcttttattttatccCTTCGTCGTTTCATTAGCCGTAGGGGGAAACCTCTAGAGATTTTGTGTGACAATGGAAGAAACTTTGTTGCTGCATCCAAAGAAGTAGGTCAATTTTTAAAGACAAATTCAGCGCCCCTATCTGACTTTGCAACCAATGAATCAATAAAGTTCAAATTTATACCAGCTTACGCTCCACACTTTGCTGGTTACTGGGAAGCCGGCATAAAATCGGCTAAatatcacattttttttttttttttttttttttttttttttttttttttttttatattttattatcactccacagactttatgtccgtgcctttttgagagatcaatatattgtgagagtttggttgttttttgtcttcatcttttaactactcactactcaatgtggaagcttataatatatatattttatcttttatatatatatacctatatattattaataatatatttttttttttttttgcactcctggaggaaaatctacacagaatGTGAATGCGACCCCAACATCATTGAATCGGTCTGGCATATAATTCTCGACTGCCCCCGTTTCCTTGCTGCAAGACAAGATCTGGAGACATTGATAGACAGGAATTTGGTGGAGTCAGAATTAAAAGATATTCTGGCAGACACCAAGCATAGACCTCATTTTCTATCTTATTCAGATCGTGTCTTCAGAGTAGCAGCCAGGAGAAACAGCACCATACCCCGCCCCGACCCGCAATCAATACCAGTATATCAAGCCTCAGTCACAACCATCACAGCACCACCACAAGCAACTCCTAAAGAAACAGCAACACATCAGCTGTTGGATTGTGGAGAAAAAGGAGAAGCTAGACTAAGACTCCGAAGCGTGGCTCTG includes the following:
- the LOC125490717 gene encoding uncharacterized protein LOC125490717, giving the protein MKKRPLSSRNRIINLNPFLDENGILRVGGRLNLSTYENDKKNPILICAKHHFCKLIFEHKHNQELMHAGPQALLYAVRENLWPVNGRLLARRVVKGCVKCRRLQGQTLHPLMGNLPTQRVTPAFPFESVGIDFAGPFSILSRKGRGAKTSKCYLCLFICLRFKCIHLEAVSELSKEAFILSLRRFISRRGKPLEILCDNGRNFVAASKEVGQFLKTNSAPLSDFATNESIKFKFIPAYAPHFAGYWEAGIKSAKYHIKRVMGNTNLTFEELCTLFAQIEAILNSRPLSPMSSSPTDLLSLSPGHFLIGRPLRSLPSPYVEEQNISPLRRYARLEQIRQHFWQRWQREYISELQQRSKWRTNHSSLQIGDLVLIQEDNTSPLNWALGRVSRLYPGADGISRVADLETLKGRIRRPFARLCPLPKGDDDQIS